The Williamsia sp. DF01-3 genome has a window encoding:
- a CDS encoding amidohydrolase family protein: MPLQDYHQIVSVDDHLIEHPMVWQDRLPEKLKERGPRIIEQNNKHVWHYDGDIFPTVGLNAVAGKPPEEWGIDPVRYEDMIPGCYDPKARVKDMDVDGVEAALCFPSLPGFGGGVFQRAKDKDLALLNVKAWNDFYIDEWCATAPTRFIPMSLIPMWDPELSAAEIRRTAAMGSRTISFPDAPVPLGLPSFHDKTYWEPVWDACEETGQVLSLHFGSGSYVPGFSFSGTKAIPGQVVLPDAPFAVAITVFSTNLMWSLVDLIFSGVLQRHPKLQFSLAEGGIGWIPYILERADFVWERHRYYQPIDFDARPSDLYFKHFWGCFIDDEFGVENRHKAGIDRIMLEIDYPHSDSNWPNSRKRAAEVLANVPDNEVEMITETNARRMLNFPRV; the protein is encoded by the coding sequence ATGCCATTGCAGGACTACCACCAGATCGTCTCGGTCGACGACCACCTCATCGAGCATCCCATGGTCTGGCAAGACCGCCTTCCCGAAAAACTCAAAGAGCGCGGCCCGCGGATCATCGAACAGAACAACAAGCACGTCTGGCATTACGACGGCGACATCTTCCCCACCGTCGGCCTCAACGCCGTCGCCGGCAAGCCGCCCGAGGAGTGGGGTATCGACCCGGTGCGTTACGAGGACATGATCCCTGGCTGCTACGACCCCAAGGCACGTGTGAAGGACATGGATGTCGACGGAGTCGAGGCCGCGCTGTGCTTCCCGTCGCTCCCGGGCTTCGGCGGCGGCGTGTTCCAGCGCGCCAAGGACAAAGACCTCGCTCTCCTGAACGTCAAGGCATGGAACGACTTCTACATCGACGAGTGGTGTGCCACCGCGCCCACCCGATTCATCCCGATGTCGCTCATCCCGATGTGGGACCCCGAATTGTCCGCCGCCGAGATCCGTCGCACCGCCGCCATGGGCTCACGCACCATCAGCTTCCCCGATGCTCCCGTTCCCCTGGGCCTGCCGTCCTTCCACGACAAGACCTACTGGGAACCGGTGTGGGACGCCTGCGAGGAGACCGGCCAGGTCTTGTCCCTGCACTTCGGTTCCGGTTCCTACGTTCCGGGCTTCTCTTTCTCCGGAACCAAAGCCATCCCGGGCCAGGTGGTACTGCCCGACGCGCCGTTTGCGGTCGCGATCACCGTCTTCTCGACAAACTTGATGTGGTCGCTGGTGGACCTGATCTTCTCGGGCGTGCTCCAGCGACATCCGAAACTGCAGTTCTCGCTTGCCGAGGGCGGCATCGGCTGGATTCCTTACATCCTCGAACGCGCCGATTTCGTCTGGGAACGTCACCGTTACTACCAGCCGATCGACTTCGACGCGCGTCCCTCGGATCTGTACTTCAAGCACTTCTGGGGCTGCTTCATCGATGACGAGTTCGGCGTGGAGAATCGTCACAAGGCGGGCATCGATCGGATCATGCTCGAGATCGACTACCCGCACTCGGATTCGAACTGGCCCAACAGCCGCAAGCGCGCGGCTGAGGTACTCGCCAACGTTCCCGACAACGAGGTCGAGATGATCACCGAGACAAACGCTCGGCGGATGCTCAACTTCCCCCGCGTCTGA
- a CDS encoding acyl-CoA dehydrogenase family protein, whose amino-acid sequence MTITTPPPVPMVEDSTAQDVRATLRSLLDARCTPAFRLEFVNRGADFDEALWTAISQDLGLAGLLVPEDLGGAGASVRESAAVLLELGRSLAPVPYLSSAVIATTALVRCARSGSSAAAEQAAHLADGAIAALAVPATRSFGAIAQPTVQATGSPDGPVELSGNVSQVIGIAGAGAFIVPAWLGDARVLTVVGSDISSVATTRRTGIDSTRPASDLVFSGVRATVVATGETADDAVTSALETGAALLASEQVGIGEWALSQVTEYLTVRHQFGRPIGSYQSLRHRAAQMWININHARAAAIYAASTAADSTADHAVAAALAESYCSGIALQLVEDALQMHGGIGFTWDHPLHLYLKRAFADTVLLGDAQTHKRTLARLIDLAEPGTATATAAS is encoded by the coding sequence ATGACCATCACCACTCCCCCTCCGGTCCCGATGGTCGAAGACTCGACCGCCCAGGATGTCCGGGCCACGCTCCGCTCGCTGCTGGACGCTCGGTGCACACCCGCGTTCCGACTCGAATTCGTCAACCGCGGTGCCGATTTCGATGAGGCGCTGTGGACGGCGATCTCGCAGGATCTCGGTTTGGCGGGTCTGCTCGTTCCCGAGGACCTCGGCGGCGCGGGCGCATCGGTTCGCGAGAGTGCGGCGGTCCTACTCGAACTCGGTCGCTCGCTGGCACCGGTGCCGTACCTCTCGAGTGCGGTGATCGCGACCACCGCACTTGTGCGGTGCGCACGCTCGGGGTCATCGGCCGCGGCAGAACAGGCCGCCCACCTCGCCGACGGGGCGATCGCCGCCCTCGCGGTCCCCGCCACGCGGTCGTTCGGCGCCATTGCCCAGCCGACCGTGCAGGCAACCGGGTCGCCCGACGGGCCGGTTGAGTTGTCCGGCAACGTATCCCAGGTCATCGGCATTGCCGGCGCAGGTGCCTTCATCGTGCCGGCCTGGCTCGGTGACGCGCGAGTCCTGACCGTGGTCGGCTCCGACATCTCGAGCGTCGCCACCACCCGGCGAACCGGCATCGACAGCACTCGCCCCGCCAGTGACCTGGTGTTCAGCGGCGTTCGCGCCACGGTCGTCGCCACGGGAGAGACGGCCGACGACGCGGTGACATCCGCACTGGAGACCGGCGCGGCGCTCCTGGCGTCCGAGCAGGTCGGCATCGGCGAGTGGGCTCTCTCGCAGGTCACCGAGTACCTCACGGTCCGCCATCAGTTCGGTCGTCCGATCGGTTCCTATCAGTCGCTGCGGCATCGCGCCGCGCAGATGTGGATCAATATCAATCATGCGCGGGCGGCGGCGATCTATGCGGCTTCCACGGCGGCCGACTCCACCGCGGACCATGCGGTGGCCGCGGCGCTGGCCGAATCCTATTGCAGCGGTATTGCGTTGCAGTTGGTCGAGGATGCGTTGCAGATGCATGGCGGGATCGGTTTCACCTGGGACCATCCGCTGCACCTGTACCTCAAGCGGGCGTTCGCGGACACCGTGCTGCTCGGCGATGCCCAGACGCACAAGCGCACACTCGCCCGCCTGATAGATCTCGCCGAACCGGGTACCGCTACCGCTACCGCCGCATCATGA
- a CDS encoding TIGR03617 family F420-dependent LLM class oxidoreductase, which yields MSHDDNTPAALDVAVDPGRGAIGAMAAEVERSGFGGMFLGETSHDPLLMLAAASQTTSTLRLGTSIYVAFARSPMVAAIAANDVQTLSAGRLTLGLGSQIKPHITRRFSMPWSQPAARMREYVSALRAIWSSWENSTPLRFDGQFYTHTLMTPMFDPGPNPYGNPPVIVAGVGEQMTRVAGEVADGLLVHSFVTERYLREVLLPNVHSGLAACGRRRDDFEVIVSPMFATGSTEAEVAEAREFVRGQIAFYGSTPAYRGVLDLHGWGGLHEELHRLSKDGEWKQMSQTVPDEVVDEFAVSAPVGRAAAEIGRRWGPIADRISVTAATDTALSAWRDAPKMYGGARSAVLEQ from the coding sequence ATGTCACACGACGACAACACACCGGCCGCACTCGATGTCGCGGTTGATCCCGGCAGGGGTGCCATCGGGGCGATGGCGGCCGAAGTGGAGAGAAGCGGCTTCGGGGGGATGTTCCTCGGCGAGACCTCACACGATCCATTGCTGATGCTGGCAGCGGCGTCGCAGACCACGTCGACGTTGCGCCTGGGAACCAGCATCTACGTCGCCTTCGCCCGGAGTCCGATGGTGGCGGCCATCGCGGCCAACGATGTGCAGACTCTGTCGGCGGGCCGATTGACACTGGGTCTGGGCAGCCAGATCAAACCGCACATCACCCGCCGGTTCTCGATGCCGTGGTCGCAGCCGGCGGCCCGGATGCGCGAGTATGTGTCTGCGCTGCGCGCCATCTGGAGCAGTTGGGAGAACTCGACCCCGCTGCGATTCGACGGGCAGTTCTACACACACACCTTGATGACCCCGATGTTCGACCCTGGACCGAACCCCTACGGGAACCCACCGGTGATCGTGGCCGGGGTCGGCGAACAGATGACCCGGGTGGCCGGGGAGGTCGCCGACGGTCTGCTCGTGCATTCGTTTGTCACCGAACGATATCTGCGAGAAGTGCTGTTACCCAACGTCCACAGCGGACTTGCCGCCTGTGGGCGAAGGCGTGACGACTTCGAGGTGATCGTGTCTCCGATGTTCGCGACGGGTTCCACCGAGGCCGAGGTCGCCGAGGCGCGTGAGTTCGTCCGCGGCCAGATCGCCTTCTACGGTTCGACTCCGGCGTATCGAGGCGTTCTCGACCTGCACGGCTGGGGAGGCCTGCACGAGGAGCTCCATCGACTCTCCAAAGACGGTGAATGGAAGCAGATGTCGCAGACCGTGCCCGATGAGGTGGTCGACGAGTTCGCGGTGTCGGCTCCGGTCGGGCGCGCCGCAGCCGAGATCGGCCGGCGATGGGGTCCGATTGCCGACCGGATCTCGGTCACCGCGGCCACCGATACCGCTCTTTCGGCGTGGCGCGATGCGCCGAAGATGTACGGTGGCGCGAGATCGGCAGTGCTTGAACAGTAA
- a CDS encoding Zn-ribbon domain-containing OB-fold protein yields MTSDAQAPSGQMTPVVDDITRPYWESAARGVLSIQKCSRCDLLIHAPMVRCPRCHRGDALGWCEVSGRGTIYSSITVHGNRLPGFRNGAPHVVAMIELAEQPRLFVITNVSDCEPADVTVGARVEVHFDDTLDGVTLPQFRLVRRVRNDQR; encoded by the coding sequence ATGACGAGCGACGCCCAGGCCCCCAGCGGCCAGATGACACCGGTCGTCGACGACATCACCCGGCCCTACTGGGAATCGGCCGCCCGTGGAGTACTGAGCATCCAGAAGTGCAGCCGCTGCGACCTTCTCATCCACGCGCCGATGGTTCGCTGTCCGCGCTGCCACCGCGGTGACGCGCTCGGATGGTGTGAGGTGTCCGGGCGGGGAACGATCTACAGCAGCATCACGGTGCACGGCAATAGGCTGCCAGGCTTCCGAAACGGAGCGCCCCACGTGGTGGCGATGATCGAGCTGGCCGAGCAGCCGAGGTTGTTCGTCATCACGAACGTATCCGATTGCGAACCGGCCGACGTGACCGTCGGCGCACGCGTCGAAGTCCACTTCGACGACACGCTCGACGGAGTCACACTCCCCCAATTCCGCCTGGTTCGAAGAGTGAGGAACGATCAGAGATGA
- a CDS encoding dihydrodipicolinate reductase, with protein MIRVIVGFTGGVGSALARMVISNPGYELVGALVHAEDKAGKDIGDIVGVAPIGVTATRDIDELVALNADVLSWHGVRWEPEVIATFLRAGTNVYSGIGGWYLPSEPEFDLIEQAAAEGGSSLIAGGNIPGLISDTLPLFASGFSANITKVTARQSNHVPNYPSAVQFSAGLGFGAPIPSEPHDPDAPLSVVDELWTWGIRQSAQIVAQGLGLPFHEVKITRKDYAAAPDDLVLAPSGLEVKQGTVAGVRWTFTAFSGGTPYYELVNQQTCVLGLGPDWRQSESEPNWRVTIEGTPNIEVVLGVGDVEGPSHVSDLNAARALSMFARLVAADPGWRSVLDVPAAVGAWSANL; from the coding sequence ATGATTCGAGTGATCGTCGGATTCACCGGGGGAGTCGGAAGCGCGCTTGCACGCATGGTGATCTCCAATCCCGGTTACGAACTCGTCGGCGCGCTGGTGCACGCGGAAGACAAGGCGGGCAAGGACATCGGCGACATCGTCGGGGTCGCGCCGATCGGGGTCACGGCAACCCGGGATATCGATGAACTGGTGGCGCTGAACGCCGATGTGCTCAGTTGGCACGGCGTGAGGTGGGAGCCGGAGGTGATCGCGACGTTCCTGCGCGCCGGCACCAACGTGTATTCGGGGATCGGCGGCTGGTATCTCCCGAGCGAGCCGGAATTCGACCTCATCGAGCAGGCCGCTGCAGAAGGAGGTTCTTCGCTCATCGCGGGCGGGAACATCCCGGGTCTGATCAGTGACACTCTTCCCCTGTTCGCCTCCGGTTTTTCCGCCAACATCACCAAGGTGACCGCCCGGCAGTCGAATCACGTCCCGAACTATCCTTCCGCAGTGCAATTCTCGGCCGGTTTGGGCTTCGGCGCGCCGATACCCTCCGAGCCCCACGATCCGGATGCCCCATTGTCGGTGGTGGACGAACTGTGGACCTGGGGCATCAGGCAATCGGCACAGATCGTCGCGCAGGGTCTGGGTCTGCCCTTCCACGAGGTCAAGATCACCCGCAAGGATTATGCTGCCGCGCCGGACGACCTCGTCCTGGCACCGAGTGGTCTCGAGGTGAAACAGGGGACGGTTGCCGGAGTCAGATGGACGTTCACCGCCTTCTCCGGTGGAACGCCCTACTACGAACTGGTGAACCAACAAACATGCGTCTTGGGACTCGGCCCGGACTGGCGTCAGTCGGAGTCCGAACCGAACTGGAGGGTGACGATCGAGGGCACACCGAACATCGAAGTGGTCCTCGGGGTCGGTGATGTGGAAGGCCCCAGCCACGTCTCGGACCTCAATGCCGCTCGCGCGCTGAGCATGTTCGCCCGGCTGGTGGCGGCCGACCCGGGATGGCGCTCAGTCCTCGATGTGCCGGCTGCAGTTGGTGCGTGGTCAGCCAACCTGTGA
- a CDS encoding acyl-CoA dehydrogenase family protein codes for MTSGTPLSNVDTQNTIDPADKTGTAALRKDLAAFAAEHRQTFDEAERRGRFPVDLYREMGRRGWVGSVTPPEFGGSGGGVWEYCVIAEEVGRLGIVSPQTAIQGELWLLDWGTDLQKADLLPGLASGEIVFSESISEPGVGSALRSVTTTATRDGDAWIINGRKTHVNLGAESSLTVVYAVADEGLTAFLVPMDTAGVHTRGTDPIGLRLIPTADVDFDDVRVPSSAVLGSPGQGLKTFLSTFNTSRLGNASELIGLARRGFIEAVDYASAREVGANVVTDFQGLQWELTDCYQAISAAMRFRDEAAAVIASGEDPSFATSLAKSAAIDAAELTGKVMFGLVGGHGLYNDQPFWRTLADIKVLRTAGGSREVLRNFIAKQILRSDDLGGLR; via the coding sequence ATGACATCCGGTACACCGTTGTCCAACGTCGACACCCAGAACACGATCGACCCCGCAGACAAGACCGGAACCGCGGCTCTCCGTAAGGATTTGGCCGCGTTTGCCGCCGAGCACCGCCAGACCTTCGACGAGGCCGAACGCCGGGGCCGGTTCCCGGTCGACCTCTATCGGGAGATGGGTCGCCGGGGCTGGGTCGGCTCGGTGACACCGCCGGAGTTCGGGGGCAGCGGAGGCGGTGTGTGGGAGTACTGCGTCATCGCCGAAGAGGTCGGCCGGCTCGGCATCGTCTCGCCACAGACGGCCATCCAGGGCGAACTCTGGCTCCTCGACTGGGGTACAGACTTACAGAAGGCCGATCTGCTTCCGGGTCTGGCCAGCGGAGAGATCGTCTTCAGTGAATCGATCTCCGAACCCGGTGTCGGCTCGGCGTTGCGCTCGGTGACCACAACGGCCACCCGCGACGGTGATGCGTGGATCATCAACGGGCGCAAGACACACGTCAACCTGGGCGCCGAGAGCAGCCTCACCGTGGTGTACGCGGTCGCCGACGAAGGCCTCACCGCGTTCCTGGTGCCGATGGACACAGCCGGGGTCCACACCCGGGGCACCGATCCGATCGGTCTGCGGCTGATCCCCACGGCCGACGTCGATTTCGACGATGTGAGAGTGCCGTCGTCCGCGGTACTCGGCTCCCCGGGGCAAGGCCTCAAGACGTTCTTGAGCACCTTCAACACCAGCCGGCTCGGAAATGCCAGCGAACTCATCGGATTGGCGCGCCGCGGATTCATCGAGGCGGTCGACTACGCGAGCGCCCGTGAGGTCGGCGCGAACGTCGTCACCGACTTTCAAGGGCTGCAATGGGAGTTGACCGACTGCTACCAGGCGATTTCGGCCGCGATGCGGTTCCGGGACGAAGCGGCCGCGGTGATCGCATCCGGCGAGGACCCTTCATTCGCCACCTCACTCGCGAAGTCCGCCGCCATCGATGCCGCGGAACTGACCGGCAAGGTAATGTTCGGTCTGGTCGGTGGCCACGGCCTCTACAACGACCAGCCCTTCTGGCGCACGCTCGCCGACATCAAGGTTCTCCGGACTGCCGGCGGATCCCGGGAGGTACTTCGTAACTTCATCGCCAAACAGATCTTGCGGTCCGATGACCTCGGAGGCTTGCGATGA
- a CDS encoding alpha/beta hydrolase — protein MDTETTGHARVDLPGSGLTLAADRWAAEAGPYKGVVVLLHGGGQTRHSWRATGERLGRLGWISYAVDLRGHGDSEWSEHGEYGLSAHLGDLLGLVAEIRRRDPGLPLALVGASLGGAVSLLATGENPDFAQALVLVDVVVKVEETGSARVRDFMMSAPEGFESLEEASAAIAAYNPHRRRSGNLEGLKKNLRLRGDRWHWHWDPRSMQLEYTPSNPELPNGVVAYERSKKAARAIGCPVLLVRGKMSDVVSDEGVAEMRDLVPQTRVVDVREAGHMVAGDDNDVFTAGLVDFLDSSIAGTSR, from the coding sequence TTGGATACCGAAACAACCGGACATGCCCGTGTCGACCTACCCGGTTCGGGACTGACGCTGGCCGCCGACCGCTGGGCCGCTGAGGCCGGCCCGTACAAGGGGGTCGTGGTTCTCCTGCACGGCGGCGGTCAGACGCGTCACTCGTGGCGGGCGACGGGGGAGAGATTGGGCCGGCTCGGCTGGATCAGCTACGCCGTGGACCTGCGTGGTCATGGGGACAGCGAATGGTCCGAGCACGGCGAGTATGGTCTGTCGGCGCATCTGGGGGATCTCCTCGGTCTCGTCGCCGAGATCCGGCGTCGTGATCCCGGGCTTCCCCTGGCATTGGTCGGGGCGTCACTGGGCGGTGCGGTCTCGCTGCTCGCCACGGGTGAGAACCCGGACTTCGCGCAGGCTCTTGTGCTCGTCGACGTGGTGGTGAAAGTCGAGGAGACCGGGAGCGCTCGGGTCCGGGATTTCATGATGAGCGCCCCGGAAGGGTTCGAGAGTCTGGAAGAGGCGTCGGCCGCCATCGCGGCCTACAACCCGCACCGGCGGCGCAGTGGCAACCTCGAAGGGCTGAAGAAGAATCTACGGCTTCGCGGGGACCGCTGGCACTGGCACTGGGACCCTCGCAGCATGCAGCTCGAATACACACCATCCAATCCCGAGCTGCCCAATGGTGTGGTGGCATACGAGCGATCCAAGAAGGCCGCGCGCGCCATCGGCTGCCCGGTGCTGCTGGTCCGCGGCAAGATGTCCGATGTCGTGTCCGACGAAGGCGTCGCCGAGATGCGCGACCTGGTTCCTCAGACCCGCGTGGTGGACGTTCGAGAAGCCGGTCACATGGTTGCCGGAGACGACAACGACGTCTTCACCGCCGGATTGGTCGACTTCCTCGACAGCTCGATCGCCGGCACATCTCGCTAG
- a CDS encoding hotdog domain-containing protein: MRRSAGRVKVYSAPIVHRPERDGSVVESAHVPFFLAMEYSAAAWRSLLDEACAGVLTAAELGVVDVSAQFSRELFVGEVYAEVALVRLGTSSLGFEVVIHQDEIACAVITNVLVRLAPGRTKSLPLTAEQRAILGAILVEH, from the coding sequence GTGCGGCGGTCCGCGGGGCGGGTCAAGGTCTACAGCGCTCCCATCGTCCACCGCCCCGAGCGTGACGGCAGCGTCGTCGAGAGTGCGCACGTCCCTTTCTTCCTCGCCATGGAGTATTCGGCGGCCGCGTGGCGTTCGTTGCTGGACGAGGCGTGCGCAGGTGTGCTGACCGCCGCCGAACTGGGCGTCGTGGACGTCTCCGCGCAGTTCTCGCGCGAGCTGTTCGTCGGCGAGGTGTATGCCGAGGTCGCCCTGGTTCGGCTCGGCACCAGCAGTCTCGGATTCGAGGTCGTCATACACCAGGACGAGATCGCCTGTGCGGTGATCACGAACGTGCTCGTGCGGCTGGCTCCGGGGCGTACGAAGTCGTTGCCGTTGACAGCCGAACAGCGAGCGATACTGGGTGCGATTCTCGTAGAGCATTGA
- a CDS encoding AMP-binding protein: MSASNLAERLLRTAAERPDLRIEVGESSTTLAGAIDAAQQISAILTDLGLRPGSTLVLIGTNSLEYTVFWFATQLAGLQTVVMNPEYPADLMADLIGEVRAGAVASDKGWVTPGDGYRIDYADVLSGAMTVDGVPHAGDLRSAAGTDRDPLDIATLMYTSGTSGRPKLCAQSHRYLLELGQYVADTFCLSPADVVYAPLPLFHINPLGYGLMGALCGLSDFVTSPRFSASRFWPTVTDHRVTVLILHGPPVQILLKNPRPSGAHAVRAAFFANEEFLRRYRIPVGVTGYGSTEFGGLTHTRLWRHGERVDIAEGMTALAGRARPGVEWRLGSDGEIELRAQRDGLFLSGYLRAGVVDPTPSDDNGWIRTGDRGRAEGDELVFIERMGESVRMRGEYVPLSYLDGVFAELEGVQEASTWTTQDTAELAVYVVGDPDLSAVSGLIEGLPKFMRPTWMIQTDALPRDLGVGKVQRRRLAEVEELTRRLLV, encoded by the coding sequence ATGAGTGCGTCGAACCTGGCCGAGCGCCTGCTACGCACCGCCGCCGAACGCCCCGATCTCAGGATCGAGGTGGGCGAGTCATCCACCACCCTCGCAGGCGCAATCGATGCTGCACAGCAGATTTCGGCAATCCTGACCGACCTCGGCCTGCGCCCGGGCTCCACCCTTGTGCTGATCGGAACCAATTCTCTCGAGTACACGGTGTTCTGGTTTGCCACCCAGCTCGCCGGTCTGCAGACCGTTGTGATGAATCCCGAGTACCCGGCCGATCTGATGGCCGATCTCATCGGCGAGGTGCGAGCCGGGGCCGTGGCGTCAGACAAGGGGTGGGTCACGCCCGGCGACGGGTACCGCATCGACTACGCCGACGTGCTGTCCGGCGCGATGACCGTCGACGGGGTGCCACACGCAGGTGATCTCCGGTCCGCCGCAGGCACCGATCGCGATCCGCTCGACATCGCCACCCTGATGTACACCTCGGGCACGTCGGGGCGACCGAAGCTGTGCGCGCAATCGCACCGTTATCTTCTCGAACTGGGTCAGTACGTGGCCGACACGTTCTGCCTGTCGCCCGCCGACGTCGTCTACGCACCGCTGCCGCTGTTCCACATCAACCCCCTCGGTTACGGGCTCATGGGGGCGCTGTGCGGGCTGTCGGACTTCGTCACCTCACCCAGGTTCTCGGCATCCCGGTTCTGGCCCACGGTGACCGATCACCGTGTGACGGTGCTGATCCTGCACGGACCACCGGTTCAGATCCTGCTCAAGAACCCGAGGCCGTCCGGTGCGCACGCCGTACGTGCCGCATTCTTTGCCAACGAGGAATTCCTGCGCCGCTACCGCATCCCCGTCGGGGTCACCGGCTACGGCTCGACCGAGTTCGGTGGGTTGACGCACACCAGATTGTGGCGGCACGGTGAGCGGGTGGACATCGCGGAGGGGATGACCGCGCTGGCCGGCAGAGCCCGGCCCGGTGTCGAGTGGCGCCTGGGCTCCGACGGAGAGATCGAGCTGCGCGCACAGCGTGACGGTCTCTTCCTCAGCGGCTACCTGCGGGCGGGCGTGGTGGACCCCACCCCGTCCGACGACAACGGGTGGATCCGTACCGGTGATCGCGGCCGCGCCGAGGGTGACGAGCTCGTGTTCATCGAGCGGATGGGGGAATCGGTACGAATGCGCGGTGAGTACGTGCCACTGTCGTATCTCGACGGTGTGTTCGCCGAACTCGAAGGCGTTCAGGAAGCTTCGACGTGGACAACCCAGGACACCGCCGAGCTGGCCGTGTACGTCGTGGGCGACCCCGACCTGTCGGCGGTGTCGGGACTCATCGAGGGCTTACCCAAGTTCATGCGACCCACGTGGATGATCCAGACCGACGCACTGCCCCGCGATCTCGGTGTCGGCAAGGTACAGCGTCGCCGTCTGGCCGAGGTCGAGGAACTCACGCGGCGCCTTCTCGTCTGA
- a CDS encoding acyl-CoA dehydrogenase family protein codes for MTVRQPASGVHRDDVAQTVQDFIAANDPTTMSPVEFLGRRFDAGLAWVHAPVGSGGLGWDRGLQADVEQAMEDAGAEPADIKRNPIGLGMAAPTVLAHASPALKKRLLRPLWTGEDMWCQLFSEPGAGSDLAGLATRAVRDGDEWIINGQKVWTTYAHISAWAMLLARTDPAAPKHKGLTYFLLDMSTPGVRARPLRQATGQADFNEVFLDDVRISDAYRISEPGAGWSTARTTLVNERAIIGGNEPRREDGHIGRLTEMWRSRPELRTAERFGAVVDAWIRAEVARLSNERTRQLMVSGEPGVEGSGAKVTAATNNQLVTRLLAQLDPSAALDYDDWSIDHDAPVRPETFHYVRARANTIEGGTSEILLGQIADRILDLPRELKLDPDLPWQDIPK; via the coding sequence ATGACCGTAAGACAACCGGCTTCGGGGGTGCACCGCGACGATGTGGCACAGACCGTGCAGGATTTCATCGCGGCCAACGACCCGACCACGATGTCGCCGGTCGAGTTCCTCGGCCGCCGCTTCGACGCGGGGCTGGCCTGGGTTCACGCACCTGTCGGTTCTGGTGGGCTCGGCTGGGACCGCGGGCTGCAGGCCGACGTCGAACAGGCGATGGAAGACGCGGGCGCCGAGCCGGCCGACATCAAGCGTAACCCGATCGGACTGGGGATGGCGGCCCCGACGGTGCTGGCACACGCCTCACCTGCACTGAAAAAGCGGCTCCTGCGCCCGCTGTGGACCGGCGAAGACATGTGGTGTCAGCTCTTCTCCGAACCGGGAGCCGGATCCGACCTCGCGGGTCTGGCAACCCGGGCCGTCCGCGACGGTGACGAATGGATCATCAACGGACAGAAGGTCTGGACCACGTACGCGCACATCTCCGCATGGGCGATGCTGCTCGCGCGCACCGATCCAGCCGCACCCAAGCACAAGGGCCTCACCTACTTCTTGCTCGACATGTCGACCCCGGGCGTCCGCGCGCGGCCCCTTCGCCAGGCGACCGGGCAAGCCGACTTCAACGAGGTCTTCCTGGACGACGTCCGCATCAGCGATGCCTACCGCATCAGCGAACCGGGGGCCGGATGGTCCACCGCTCGCACCACTCTTGTGAACGAGCGGGCGATCATCGGCGGCAACGAGCCCAGGCGCGAGGACGGTCACATCGGCCGACTCACCGAGATGTGGCGCAGCCGACCGGAATTGCGGACCGCCGAACGATTCGGCGCGGTGGTCGACGCCTGGATCCGCGCCGAGGTCGCACGGCTGTCGAACGAACGGACACGCCAGTTGATGGTGTCCGGCGAACCCGGCGTCGAGGGGTCCGGCGCCAAGGTCACCGCCGCCACCAACAATCAGCTCGTCACTCGGTTGCTCGCACAGCTCGATCCGTCCGCCGCCCTCGACTACGACGACTGGTCGATCGACCACGACGCTCCCGTCCGGCCGGAGACCTTCCACTATGTGCGGGCGCGGGCCAACACCATCGAGGGTGGCACGAGCGAAATCCTTCTCGGTCAGATAGCCGACCGCATCCTCGACCTCCCTCGCGAGCTCAAGCTCGATCCAGACCTCCCTTGGCAGGACATCCCGAAATGA
- a CDS encoding acyl-CoA synthase, which yields MAEQGENAPQRDDKDDHDLLTYSEAAVRLHEEIEALKQRVKDLGAAGGSEDLTKAQERLAILESARDRNSRQPINDDNFEKFFGYKGTARRNV from the coding sequence ATGGCTGAGCAGGGTGAAAACGCCCCACAGCGTGACGACAAGGATGATCACGATCTGCTCACCTACAGCGAGGCCGCGGTGCGGCTGCACGAGGAGATCGAAGCTCTCAAGCAGCGGGTGAAGGACCTCGGTGCGGCCGGCGGATCCGAGGACCTGACGAAGGCGCAGGAGCGGCTCGCCATTCTCGAGAGCGCTCGCGACCGCAACAGCCGCCAGCCCATCAACGACGACAACTTCGAGAAGTTCTTCGGATACAAGGGCACCGCGAGACGGAACGTCTGA